TCCACGAACAAAAGGGGTAGAAACAAAATATCTGTATGGTCTTATGGGTGTTCGGGGTGGTGGTGCCGGAAGATTAATTTTAAACGAGGTAAAAGTACCAGAACGCTATGCATTAAACGGGATAAACGGTGGCTTTGATGTATTTGTGCAGAATATGATACCCGAACGATTAGGCACCTCTGCCATGACCGTTGGTTCAGTTCGCCCTGCCATTGAAATTGCCACAAGATACACATCCCGTCGTAAAGCCTTTGGGCAACCTATAGCCAATTTTCAGGCTGTTGGCTTTAAGGTTGCGGATAGTGTTATGCTCCTGGATGCCGCTCGTGCTATGGTTTACAGTACAGCACGGGCTGTAGATTCGGGAAAAGTTCATCACGGTCGTGTGCGACGCATGATTTCACAAACCAAAAAATTCGTTACAGAATCCGCATGGACCATTGCGAACAATTGTATGCAGGTGTTGGGGGGTATCGGTTATACGAATATTTACCCGTTAGAAAGAATTGTACGCGATATTCGTTTATCCATGATATGGGTCGGAACAAATGAAATTATGGACTTGATTATTCAAAACGAATGGTATAAAGAATGCCTCCGCACCGCTTCAGAAACATCTACCCGCAATGTTGAACTTGATGCCCCACAAGCCGATCAAACAGACGAAAAAGTATTTGAATAATGTAACCATGTATATAAAAACTTGCAAATCACAAAAAATACAAGTGTCACAAATATATAATGAATACTTCCTTTACTTCTCTAAATTCGTATTCTTTTCCTCTTATCTCGTTCATAACTATATAATTCAATAAAATTCATTCTCCTTTTTATTCTGTATTGATACTATAAAAATTGACTATTTCCTGCTTATTTTATTAAAATATCTACAGGGAAGGAATAAGTAATTGAAAACTCTATATCCTTGGGAAATGAGAGTAGAAATGCTTCCGTGTGGGATGCGGTTGGTTTCTTTTCTGCTCAATAATTTTTAATCAGGAGCCATTTTATGTGTCATAAAAAAACTTCCCATCTCCTTTGTGCTTTTATAATTTCTTCACTTCTCTTTTTATTCTTTTTATCTGGCTGTGATTCAGGACCTTTAGTCCCCGATAGGATAGTTCCCGATGAGTATGCGAGTGGAAATCATCAGACAGGTCTCCATAATGAAGTTTTACCTAAACCATTTCGTATTACAGTGGAAAGTGCTATACGCAAAGGGATATTAGACAGTCAGGGAAGTCGCTCGGGTGTTGGGGGAGTGCGTGTTTTATTCAAGGTAGTAAATCCGGACACAGGTGCTGTTTTTACAAAATCCAACGCCCCTACGGAGGAAGTCATTACAGATGCCGGGGGTTCTGCCAGTGCAACTCTAAAATTAGGAAATTGGTGTGGAGATATATGGATAGAAGCAAGTTTACCTGAGTTCCCAAATGTAAAACCTGCACGACTACGAGCCATAGGAGGTGTGGAACAGATACTATCCACAAAAGAAACTGTTGCCGGTGGCACAGTGGATGCGTTTGGGGTTCGTTTAGTAAACAGTGATGGGACACCTGCCCAAGGTGTTGAGGTATTTTTCCGAGCCGAAGGCTCCTCTAAAGGGGCATCCATGAAAAACTCGTATATGGTTACGGATAGTGAGGGAAAAGCGATTACCTCATGGAAATTAGGAACAGAAACAGGTTTAAACTATGCCTCTATTGAAATTCGTGATACGCGTCCCAATGTAACTCCTCGCGACCGATTTGATGCCCGCTCCTTGGAATTCAAAGTAATGGGTATGAATAAATGGGGTTTACTTCTTGCTTTAATGGGTGGCTTGGCGGTATTTATTTACGGCATGACGCAGATGTCTTCGGGAATACAGTTAGCCGCAGACCGAAAATTGAAAGCCATTTTACAATTTATAACCCAAAACCGTGTTGCTGCACTTTTGGCAGGACTTATAACCACTTCCATCGTGCAATCTTCGTCTGCCACTACGGTGATGACTGTGGGGTTTGTAAATGCAGGGCTTATCTCGTTGAAACAAGCCATCGGTGTCATTTACGGAGCCAATATCGGAACAACGGTTACAGCCCAATTAATTGCATTTCGATTAGAAACTATGGCTTTACCAGCAATTACTGTTGGTTTTGTAATGTTATTCGTTCCTAAAAATACAAAGGTTCGAGCATTTGGACAGGCAATACTCGGTTTCGGATTACTTTTTTTGGGACTAAATATTATGACTGATGTGCTAAAACCTTTAAAATACAGTCCCGAATTTATACAATGGTTCCATAAATTTGATTGCTCACCAAATGCAAACGGAGTGATGCCTATCGGTCCTACAATTATGTGTATTTTAATTGGGACAATTACCACTTGTATTATTCAGTCCAGTAGTGCTACGGTAGGGCTTACTCAGGCTTTATGTGCTCAGGGACTAATCAATTTTTATACGGCAGTCCCGATTATTTTAGGTGATAATATCGGAACAACAATAACTGCCAATCTCGCAGCCATTTCTGCCAATCGAAATGCCAAACGTGCCGCTATCGCGCACACTTTATTCAATGTAGTAGGAACACTGATTATGTTTGGATTGTTCTTTCTCCCATGGTGGAATCATCAACCTTTATTCTTAGGTTTTGTAGATTGGGTTACACCGGGAAATGTATTTTCAGAACATCCAGAAAATATTGTGCGTCATGCCGCAAATGCCCACAGTTTATTTAACATTATAAATGCTTTTCTATTCTTACCTTTTGTGAATTTACATGCCAAACTTTGTATGTTAATTATCCCTGCAACACGCGAAGACCGAGAAACAGTGCTGGAATACTTAGAACCAAAACTGCTCGGTTCACCTCTTATTGCTTTAGAACAGGCTGTTAAAGAAGTAACCTATATGATTCGTAAAGGACAGAATTCGTTAAACGATGCTTGTGATTTGTTCTGTGATGGGAAAGAAAATCTCATTGAACGGATTCAGGAACGAGAACAACTTATTGACCGATTGCAACATGATATAACAGAGTATCTTATTGAATTGTCTCGTAAGGAACTGGAACCTGCAGAATCAAAACTAATACCTGCACTAATCCACGCTGTAAACGATGCAGAACGATTGGGAGACCATGCCGAATCGTTTATAGAATTATATAATATCTTTAAACAGAACGACCTCACTTTGACCCCTTCGGCTATTCATGAAATTCGAGAAATACAACGCCAGTTAAATGTCCAATTAGAATATCTCTACCAGACATTTGAAAAGCATGATGTGGATGCATCAAATAAATCTATTTTTACGGGTGGAAAAATTCAGGAACTTATATATGAATTTACGGACAATCATGTTCATCGTTTAGATAAAGGTGAATGTTCTGTGAAAGCAGGCGTTATATTCTTAGATGTTTTAGGGCATTTAGAACGCGTTAGCGACCATATTGTAAATATTGCCGAACGTGCTGAAATTATACTCAATGTAATACGATAAATAGGAAAAGAAGTAAAGAAAATGAAAACAGCCTGCTGGCTTGGTCCGCGTAAAATAGAAATTATTGAAAGGCCCAAACCGAAATTAAAATCAGGTGAAGTTCTTATTCAGGTGGAATCCGTCGGCGTTTGTGGGTCGGATATCCATTATTACCTTGAAGGGAGAATTGGGGAGCAGGTCATTACACCACCTCTTATTTTGGGACATGAATTTGCGGGGATTGTTTGTGAGATACAAGAAACAAAGCACGAATATCTTTTAGGAAAACGGGTATCGGTCGAACCCGGTATCGGTTGCGGGGTATGTGATTTTTGCAAGACAGGGCATTACAATGTATGTTCTAATATGCGTTTTTTTGGGGGACCGGGTTGTGATGGTGCATTATCTGAATATATAGCCGTTCCTGCGGAATATTGTTTTCCTGTGCCCCAATCCATCTCCGCACCTATCGCTTCTTTAGTAGAACCTACTGCCGTTGCGCTACATGCAGTAGAGTTAGCATCCGTTCACCCCGGCGAAACGGCACTTGTTGTCGGATTAGGCTCTATTGGCTTGCTAACAGCACAAATTTTGCTCATCAGCGGAGTATCTCAGGTGGTTGGAATTGATATTATTCCTCATCGCACTGCCGTTGCCAAACAATTGGGAGTACATGAAACTTTCATAGCCCCCTTAAAAAACAATATTGAAGAAAGTGTTTCCTGGATTCGGGAAATAACAAATAACCGATACTTTGATATTACCTTTGACTGCACCAATCGTTCGGAGGGGATTGCTATCGCCTGTTATGGAACACGACCCACAGGTCGCTCTATACTCGTCGGTATCTCTGGGAAAGATTATGACCCGATACCTGTTAGTATTGCTCGAAGACGCGAATTAAAACTTCAATGGTGCAGACGCTTCCGTTATAACTTCCCTACAACCATCAAACTAATCGAACAGGGAAAAATCCATTTCGACCGTATATTGACCCATCATTTCCGACCCGAACAAACACAGATTGCCTTTGAAAGGGTTGCCAATACAGAAGATAATTTAATCAAAGCCTCCATTGATTGGATATAACTATTAATCCTACCTTACGAAAAGATCTGTCAGAAAGAACTCACTCTATTTAATTGAGATTAGGACGCAAGCCTATATTACCTGGAGTAAATCCATCCTCACTATTGGACATTTGCGAATAACCATCTGGATAGTTAAAAAATTGAATGAGTCTTAACAATTCTCCAAGTTCTATTATCCAATTTTGTGGATTGTAATCACTATGATGCGGATAACCTTCCTTTAAACCTATAGGACCAGGGGCGTAACCATCCTCTGTACCTTGCTCCACATGAAAGCCTCCTGAATTGAAAAATTGTATCACTCTTAAAAGTTCTGTTAACTGTATTTTCCAATCATGATTCGTATCGGCAGAATGCCATATTCGCCCATCATTATTACCACTATTCCATTGGAATTCGCAGGAGCGATTAAATACCAGTCGCCATTCTAAAAGTCGTCCTTTTTTGCCACTTACCCAGTCAAAAGTAACCAATTTCCATGTCCCCATACTACTCTTTCCAATTAACGGGGATAAAGATTGAAAAGGTTTATATCTTCCTTGATAGGGAGGTATTCCCTCACTAATTGAACTTTCAGCTGTATCATCAAAAATCACTTTTTCATAACTGCTATTGGATAAACCACCCAATCGAGAAGCAAGATATATTCTATCTCCACGGGGGGATTCTAACCAGATCGTTATTTGACCTAATTCTTCATGAGTTAGATAAACACCCACTTCCACATTCTCTACAATAAAGTCTTTATCAACATAAATATGTGAGGTTACTTTTTCCGCATCATTAATAAGTAGAGGAGTATCAAAAGGATAATACTGGAGGCATTCAATTTCTCCTTCTGTGGGAAGACCTTCTCCATCTCCATTTCCCTCAGAAACTCCTTCTCCTTCAGAAACGCCCTCTAATATTCCTTCCATAACTCCTTCAGATATGCCTTCTAATATCCCTTCCGTAATTCCCTCATGAATTCCTTCCAACATTCCTTCCGTAATTCCTTCGCCTTCTTCGCAAGGTGGACATCCTCCTCCATCGTTGGTTATCTCATTATCTAATGCATTTGCAATAAATATATCTGGATCGCCTCCTCCCATAACAATTGCATTATATTCCCCCAAATTACAAATTCCATCTAGGTCTGCATCTCCATTAAAAGCCAGAAATCTCTCTGAAGAACGGTCAAAGGATTCTATATCCGGAACAGGAATTGGCACAGTTGAATTTTCAAGTTGGTCTGTAATAATACGAATGGTTGCTTCTTCACCTAAAGTCATAAGTCCTGCGATGGCTCGAACCGCGATATTCCTCGGAATAAGGAAAAATAAAGCAGGTTGAACAGATTGCACCTCGTCCGCCCATTCTTCTGTTAGTATTCGATTTATTTCGTATGCAGAACGGACACAACAATGTATAGGAAGTGATGGATTTTCAAGAACCGTATCAACAAGTCTCGCGTGGATATGGTCAATAATACCATTATTATCTAAATCTGAAGTTTCAGGATCTTTATTGACCAATGGATTCTGATAAATGGCTATTAATGCGGACTCAAACCCAGACATAACAGGCTCTGTATTGCTACAGGAAATAGAACAAGGTTCGATAGAACATGGATTAATAGGCTCTCCTTCTTCTATACCTTCTAAAGTTCCTTCTCCTTCAAATATTCCTTCTTCAATCCCTTCTCCTTCTACGAATCCTTCTTGAATTCCTTCTTCCGTCCCTTCTCCTTCCAATTCAATACACTGTCCGGGTGAAGGATACCAATCGGAATGGGTTGCTCCCTGCAAGTAACAGCAACGGCTACGCAAACGGAAACATTGGTATTCTTCTAAATTAGAATACCCATCTCCATCCGGGTCCGCATCATAAGCAAAGATGTGAGGTAATCGGGTGTAATTTGATAAATTCGGTATCCGCACTCCGAGGTTAATGCCCTGGGCATTTGCCGCGGATGTCATTGCCTTGATAGGGACAGCTATAGAATTATTAT
This window of the Candidatus Hydrogenedens sp. genome carries:
- a CDS encoding acyl-CoA dehydrogenase family protein; this translates as MFDFMITEEQMKLRDEARAFAKWVPRKLILDMDAEKIQFPREFLKEAGKRNLLGIRIPKEYGGRGLKWVDDIIVAEEVGVASYSLACLWGVGGDIVAEAIVEFGNEELKKEIVIPLLKGEVCAAECLTEPRGGSDFFGATTKARKVGGDWVITGQKRFIVGAEGADWFMVYAVTNPEAQEHERLTCFMIPRTKGVETKYLYGLMGVRGGGAGRLILNEVKVPERYALNGINGGFDVFVQNMIPERLGTSAMTVGSVRPAIEIATRYTSRRKAFGQPIANFQAVGFKVADSVMLLDAARAMVYSTARAVDSGKVHHGRVRRMISQTKKFVTESAWTIANNCMQVLGGIGYTNIYPLERIVRDIRLSMIWVGTNEIMDLIIQNEWYKECLRTASETSTRNVELDAPQADQTDEKVFE
- a CDS encoding alcohol dehydrogenase catalytic domain-containing protein; the protein is MKTACWLGPRKIEIIERPKPKLKSGEVLIQVESVGVCGSDIHYYLEGRIGEQVITPPLILGHEFAGIVCEIQETKHEYLLGKRVSVEPGIGCGVCDFCKTGHYNVCSNMRFFGGPGCDGALSEYIAVPAEYCFPVPQSISAPIASLVEPTAVALHAVELASVHPGETALVVGLGSIGLLTAQILLISGVSQVVGIDIIPHRTAVAKQLGVHETFIAPLKNNIEESVSWIREITNNRYFDITFDCTNRSEGIAIACYGTRPTGRSILVGISGKDYDPIPVSIARRRELKLQWCRRFRYNFPTTIKLIEQGKIHFDRILTHHFRPEQTQIAFERVANTEDNLIKASIDWI
- a CDS encoding Na/Pi symporter — its product is MCHKKTSHLLCAFIISSLLFLFFLSGCDSGPLVPDRIVPDEYASGNHQTGLHNEVLPKPFRITVESAIRKGILDSQGSRSGVGGVRVLFKVVNPDTGAVFTKSNAPTEEVITDAGGSASATLKLGNWCGDIWIEASLPEFPNVKPARLRAIGGVEQILSTKETVAGGTVDAFGVRLVNSDGTPAQGVEVFFRAEGSSKGASMKNSYMVTDSEGKAITSWKLGTETGLNYASIEIRDTRPNVTPRDRFDARSLEFKVMGMNKWGLLLALMGGLAVFIYGMTQMSSGIQLAADRKLKAILQFITQNRVAALLAGLITTSIVQSSSATTVMTVGFVNAGLISLKQAIGVIYGANIGTTVTAQLIAFRLETMALPAITVGFVMLFVPKNTKVRAFGQAILGFGLLFLGLNIMTDVLKPLKYSPEFIQWFHKFDCSPNANGVMPIGPTIMCILIGTITTCIIQSSSATVGLTQALCAQGLINFYTAVPIILGDNIGTTITANLAAISANRNAKRAAIAHTLFNVVGTLIMFGLFFLPWWNHQPLFLGFVDWVTPGNVFSEHPENIVRHAANAHSLFNIINAFLFLPFVNLHAKLCMLIIPATREDRETVLEYLEPKLLGSPLIALEQAVKEVTYMIRKGQNSLNDACDLFCDGKENLIERIQEREQLIDRLQHDITEYLIELSRKELEPAESKLIPALIHAVNDAERLGDHAESFIELYNIFKQNDLTLTPSAIHEIREIQRQLNVQLEYLYQTFEKHDVDASNKSIFTGGKIQELIYEFTDNHVHRLDKGECSVKAGVIFLDVLGHLERVSDHIVNIAERAEIILNVIR